One Triticum dicoccoides isolate Atlit2015 ecotype Zavitan chromosome 3B, WEW_v2.0, whole genome shotgun sequence genomic window, gagggtttgtgactccttgaactagtgcaagatataaaagttgattgcacttgttcttgccaaaatgatatgagtgaagaatgttggcggagtcaccctcaagaactctctagttcttcttcttcgggatccacatcatctttatgggaatccttggagttgtagttgtacttgatgaagtagaacttgacgtagtcttgggaacccatttgaccaaggccttgggtgcttcttcagatgcatcaatctcttcttgaagcttgtccttgcctttgttcttgtgatcttgtggtggaagatcatcttgagcttttgtccccttgaaagaagtaggatcatacttctcttgttgaggaacaaactttgtcttggggtagtgatcttcttcccactcaactcctttggcgttgaactttcgttcaaaaccaacaccttgattcttccggtgccttccttgtctgcgtacaatttcctcgatttgcttactcccgacaaggctcttgtaaacacctttctctataattcccttcaataaactattttcttgctcaagtgtaacttggctaagagaatcattagtggaatcaagagaactactagaagcaacaacattggatttaacattattatttttactactagaggaagtatctttcttgtacttgttaccagacttgacttgaggcatgtaagtagattagagtaaacgcttggcaatgtaagaagaacttttcttgcggagatcatcattgattgcctttaagaactcatgctcttgctcaagattgagcttttcaaagtgtaacttctcgtgagcccttaaaagttctcgatgatcttcgaagatagtttcatgagccaacttaagagtgtttagttctttagttagaagctcaattttctccttatcattgtcattcgttttattagcatgattaattgacgtttcatcacagtattcatcactagagttgtcaacaagtaaatcatcatccacaagcaagtcatcttcatcactattgaaatcaacatactcaggatgtgttacctttggacctttggccatgaagcatcttccaattccttcatttggtgaatcaaatatgtcgtaggagttgattgacacaagtgctagaccggcgacaccttcatcttgagtatgttcggagtcggagtgatagcttctctcggagtgattgtcggagtcggagccggaaacccattcaccaacatgagcttgatgtcttcattttgtgtagctccttgatgacttgtccttcctttccgaatccttgcttctccgtgagggtcttcgttcataacgatcatctctactcctctctcttggtggtgattcttctcttttgcttcttctttttggagaatcttctcttattttgtagggtgccgtacactcattggagtagtgtccgggcttcccacaattgtagcaattgcgctctcgactagaagatctcttgtcatgataagaccttgacttggagcttctttctttgcttctactcttgtagaattcgttgaagttcttcaccattaagctcaattcttcattgaaggtttgtttctcaattgatgatgtgggggcttcacttgaggctttgtaagcaccacttgacttgttgtgaagttcctccttgtccttgagtgacatctcatgagtaacaatccttccaatgacttccgttggattgagatctttgtagtttggcatcatttggatcaatgtgcacacggtatcatactttccatccaatgctcttaggatcttcttgatgatgaatttgtcggtcatctcttcactccctaagccggcaatctcatttgtgataagagcaagcctagagtacatttcggcgacaccttcaccatccttcattttgaacttgtcaagctgactttggagcacatccaacttggattccttgacggattcggtaccttcatgcatatcaatcaaagtatcccaaatttcctttgcattctcaagacagctgattttgttaaattcttcggggcacaatccgttgaagatgatatcacaagcttgagcgttgtattacagcatcttcaattcttccgcattagcttcacggttcggttctctcccatcgaagaattcaccatgcaagccaatacaaataattgcccaaacgacagggttatgtccaagaatatgcattttcatcttatgcttccaactaccaaaattagtaccatcaaagtaaggacctctacggtgataatttccctcgctagacgccatactctcctaggttgtgaaaccaaggccatgaccaccaaaagctatggaaatcaaagcaaatgaagaccaaagctctgataccacttgtaggaccttgaagtatgtctagaggggggggtgattagactacttgaccaataaaaacttaaccttttcccaattttagagtttgccagattttagctattttaggacaagtcaagcaatcatcacacaattcaagcaagcatgcaaagagtatataggcagcggaaattaaagcatgcaacttgcaagaaagtaaagggaagggtttggaggattcaaacacaattggagacacggatgtttttggcgtggttccaataggtggtgctattgtacatccacgttgatggagacttcaacccacgaagggtaacggctgcgcgagtccacggagggctccacccacgaagggtccacgaagtagcaaccttgtctatcccaccatggccgtcgcccacgaaggacttgcctcactagcagtagatcttcacgaagtaggcgatctccttgcccttacaaactccttggttcaactccacaatcttgtcggaggctcctaagtgacacctagccaatctaggatacaccactctccaagaagtaacaaatggtgcgttgatgatgaagtccttgctcttgtgcttcaaatgatagtctccccaacactcaactctctctcataggatttggatctggtggaaagagggtttgagtggaaagcaacttggggaaggctagagatcaagattcatatggtaggaatggaatatcttggcctcaacacatgagtaggtggttctctctcagaaatggtaagttggaagtgtaggtttagtatgatggctctctccacgaatgaagaggaggtggaggggtatatatagcctccacacaaaatctaaccgttacacacaatttaccaaactcactgggaccgaatcgttaaactcggtcggaccgatttagtaaacctagtgaccgttagtgattttcggtgggactgacatgcatctcggtgagaccgattcggttagggttagggcataacgtaatctcggtaagaccgattacacaaactcggtgagaccgatttttgtaaaaagctttccagagagttggtcaggtaaactcggtgggactgatttgctcttttcggtgagaccgaaatgttacaaaaaggaaacagagagtttacattgcaatctcggtgggaccaatcactcacttcggttagaccgaaacgttacaaagggaaacagagagattgcaaccccgtctcggtgagaccgagatccctatcggtaagaccgatttgcttagggtttgtggcagtggctatgacttttggaatcggtggcgtcggatagaaagaatcggtgtgaccaattttggctttgggtttaggtcatttgtggatgtgggaaagtagttgagggttttggagcatatcactaagcacatgaagcaagaggctcattaagcaacacctcatcccttcttgatagtattggcttttcctaaagactcaatgtgatcttggatcactaaaatgtaaaatgaagagtcttgagcttttgagcttgagccaatcctttatccttagtattttgaggcatccactttcatcatccatgccatgccattcattgagctttcctgaaacaatagtcttggaataacattagctcaatgagctatatgttgttatgaattaccaaaaccacctagggatagttgcactttcaaatgaTCTCAATCTCACATTTTGTGGACTCACACAACTCATTAATCCTCTCTCCCTGATTGTGTGGTATATCTAGGTGGAGATCTTGCATTTCTCTAATCTCATGATGAACAATTTGATCCTCACATTTTGTGGACTCATTCACCTTATTTTTCTTATCACTCTCAATATATGGAATTGTGGAAAGTGGACACTCTTCCTCACATTTGGTGGAGTCAGTCAAATCATGTTTATTTTCACTCTCAAGTGGTGGGATTTTTGAAAGTGGACACTCTTCCTCActtttggtggagtcactcaactcATTTTTCTTTTCACTCTCAAGTGGTGGGATTTTTGGAAGTGGGCACTCTTCCTCActtttggtggagtcactcaacttGCTTTTCTTATCATTCACAAGTTGTGGGATTTTGGATTGTGGACTCTCTTCCTCACATGGAATTTGTGGCACATGTTTCTTGGATGTTGGGAGAATAGTGGTGGTCAAGATGGCAACATTAGGAATGAGCTTCTCATGTAAACATGGGCTATGAATCACtggatgtcagatttcgggttccggcagacccttgaggttcaaactctggggtgcgcgtgaagatctctcctctactgaCCTACGTCCCAACGCCTTGCTaagaatctaggctagcaagatgatcaacacaagggacatggagtttatactggttcaggccaccattgtggtgtaataccctactccagtgtgtggtgtgtggattgcctcaggggctgatgatgaacaatacaaaggaagaacatcctcgcgaggggtgttcttgtgctggtgtgggtggttctggctaaggttcgattgctCTCCCCTCTGCCTTgagaatggctagtcctatttatagaggccctggttctcttcccaaatattgagcgggaagggattccacaatggcgggatttgaaggggaacatctagtacagcttatcctgactaaagttggtcttcgattgccaaaggccctgacgatgacgacgtcttgggctccacggtgacctccatcctgccgctcggctggtcttggtcttgttgcactgaaacggtagcctttgcctgatgcccaggtctgtgcttgctccctttgcaccaaagaggaaacaaggacactacacaggccggagccccgtctggcgcccgcctggtctcgatcgtcatggcttgcgtcatgtgcacctcgcgaggtacccttgccttgatctctccgcctcctcacgagcctgcctggtgaggccgctcctgaggaagcttcctgtcgcccgccccgcgaggcttggcccctcgcgagggtcttgagcttgagtcgatgaagatgggccgcactgggccaccacttgagccacgccgcaggccgcaggcaggcaagtctggggacccccgttcccagaacgccgacaccagaGTCGGTTCATCAACCATGGTCCTGCTTTGCGGTGGGTCGTCGATGTGCCGATGGGTGCCATAACTTTGTCGTCGGCCATGGCGTCCTTGCTGCGATTCATGAGAAGCAGCGACGGGCCTAGGGGCAGCAGTAGCTTTCCCTCGAGCATACCATCCTTGCCGCTTTTCAGGAGTAGCAGCGACACACACATGAGCAACAACACCATGCCCGGGAACATGTCCTCGTTGCTGCACTTCTTGAGTAGTAGTGACACGCCCACGAGCAACAACATCAAGCCCTGGAGCATGTCTTCTTTGTTGCACTTCATAGGTAGTAGTGACACGCCCACGAGCAACAACATCATGCCCTCGAGCATGTCTTCTTTGCTGCACTTCATGAGAAACAGGGTATTGTTGGTGTTGAACCCCGTCACCACTTGCTCGAAGACGCTCGTTAAGCCTCCTTCAAAATTCTAGAACCATGTTTCGTAATTCTAGAAACTCAGCACGTGTGAATGGGGCATCTTCTTCCCCTTGATTTTCTCCTTGAATACTCGATGTAGTTCCTGCCATGTTAGTGGGGCTAAAAGAGTGGAATAGGATAATTTTGTGGAGTCACACAACCTCAACTCTTACCCACCAAAGTTCTTATGAGTTCACATCAGATTGTGCTTCTCCCGGATGTGTTAATGAGATTGAAAGACAGAGATCAAAGTACTAGCTTCGGTTTTTGGTGGAGCTAGGTGGGGCAAACAAAAACGGGCTTGTGTTGAAATCAAGTTGATGCAAACCAAGAAAATATGGGGATAGATCTGCTGCacctttgcaccaagattgaaaaacaCACAACACACAAGCTTCTGAAATTTTCTACCAAGCTGAAACTTTTGGATCTTACACAACACTTTTTTTgacactttttttctttcttcgatttttttgccactctttttttctctctctttttccaaagcacaacaaccaaatctgaaagcaattacgaagatgaacttggtgcagatctAAAAGATGAAGAACATGCAAGGTATGCAACAACAAGATCTCAGCACCAACAAGGCTTGGATTTATTTTTGGTGGGGCTTTGGACTTCTAGGACAGAAAATATAGCATAAAAAACACTCGATCTAAAGGGATGATAGCAAGATAAACTTGGATAATATATCCTACCGTGTCAATGAAAGCTCTGATGCCAGATGATAGGAgaacccgatgaacgagttcacgctcgagggtggcccgatcttcacgtTGTAGGATCGAACCGGGAGGGATAACTAACTGGAAGCAGCCGagataactagctttatacctgccaaggttTTTTGCAACCCATACGTTGGGGATGGCtgaccgaagctacaagaactccaacccgctgtccgtacaatcgcagaaccacaaaccGGGAATAATCCATCCAAAACGGCCGGAACCGTAGAGCACGAACTATGGGGAACCAGAGGCTCGTTCTCGCGAATCtgaatgaactcacaagagcaaaggtagcaagatctctcggatctctctagcagtcttgctgcataagcttgcAGCTGAATGATTTTGACAAAAGGTTGTTTAagaggatgggggagatggggttttatagcTGGGAAAACCCTcttagctaggtgtgaaaatggttttAAAGGTAAGCAGGTTTGCATGGCTTTCTTGGGggaataagcagtcaactttgggagttgttggagagctcctcggaaattcgcGAAGTCTTGATAGCATGGACACCTTCCACGAGATTGGTTAGAACTTTTGGCTCACAACTCCAAATGTtgtgaggttttttgcattggaaatataattTGATGTAGCTTCTGGTGATGTACCCCTATGGCCCCGTCTCTCCACCACATGGGTGTGGTACAACGAAACATCAGAGGTAAAAACTGACAGCATTAGCTTCACTTGAAACTTGTCATCTCCAAACTTGTTCCTCCAAAccggttgcttcaagagctcatGGGTTTTTTGATTTATTCCATGTGAGacctaagttcaaccaacaacaatggagataaaagtgcagccatgtgttcaagattgtggtatgaacttaagttagcgttcacctggccATGTGTTTGCTTGATTCGGCTTAGTAATTCTTTCCAACTAAATTGTGCACTTTTCTAAAATGTCATGTATGATGTATCAATGTGCTCATCATCCTCCCTCCCTTGATGAAGATTCGTCCTCGACTCTCTTTGATCTACAAAATATAAGTAGAAGGGAAGTAGATAATATCCATGCAAAGAAATAATGCAATCCTCATTTGTAGCTTTCACCTTAGATTTGTGTTGCATCAGATCATGCATTTGTTTTCACAACTTGGATTTTGTCCAGGGATGATTGATGTTGTTAAAGTTACCCTCCTGGTTGTTGCGTTGATGTGGGctgcgacggcatggtggtggtccaCGGTGGCTtctcggtgggtcggcggcggcggcggcggctgacgtGTGATACCTCCTTTTATTGATCTGGTAATGGAATATAAAAGTGCATCCCGCACCTATTTCCCCAGAGGTGACCCTGGGTTATCGAACCCATGAGAGGAAGATCCGCTTGAAGCGATGGTCTCTAGCAAGCTTATGTTAAAGTGTCAATTCCAACTTTGACTGGATCAAGCAATCAAATAATGAATCAAACACTTATAATTAAAAGAGATACTCATATTGTAGAAAACCCCCTGATAATTCTAACATTAAACCCGTAGTACATATCAAATTCAAATGTTTTTTAAGATACTCATATCTTCTaaatcgtaactccaaatttaacatgttatatatggaatttgattagaaaaatatgtagaatctaaatatgatgttattttacctattAACAATTTAGAAAATACTATCTAGACTGCAATGTTAATCAACAATGGATTATCCGTCTTTCTTTCATACCGGTACTGATTGAGATTGAGgatgaacacctcagcaaaatcaggattggacatgaaattgaagataaatttgctagagacacccaataaataaggacatgcatgacaataaataaaaataaaggacCCAATAAAGATGGAATGTccgctataaaataaataaaaggaaaaagcaaaggagatctgataaagataagatgttgcgctattctcctatatataagaagaaaaaagaaaagacatgcatgaaaaaaagtaaaaaggaggcatgcctgtcaaaaaataaataaaagacaaGTTTGATTAGATATAAATAGTGATGAAACAGGGCCAATACCTATGACATGTATGGCAGGAAATAGTGATGAAATAGGGGCGCAAGTACCTGCGTCGATAGGAGACCATACAAAAAATGTTCTTTCCCAGACAAAAAAATTTCTTTTTGTATGATTAAAAAATAATGTATCCTTTTAACAACCTTTTTAACtcttcatgtatttaagaaatagCTACAAATTCTTAGAATATAGAACGTTTTTTGTAAATTAAGAGTGTGTGGTATTttcttctcccgttgcaatgcacgggcctttttgctagttaATGACTACACCTCATGTATCCCCAAGGATATGGTCCATGTTACCTTACTGAACATTATTGTCACCATTGTTCGGTATAACACTTCCTGATCTCCTTGCTCCTAGCCTCACTGATACTCAATCTCCATGATCCCGAGTACCTGCAGGGATGAAGATCACGGGAAGGACAAGAGACATCTATggaacaattttatttcacacatacgggATGTTAATTCAAAGCCCTTCCATGATCCCCATAACAAATATAGATGGTTGCAAGGCTCATGCCTCAACCCTTACCTtaccgaactactcacacatgaAGATTAGATCGCGTGAAGAAAATATTGAAGAACATATCTTGAAAATTGATTGATTGCAAATATCTCTTACAATGTATGCCTTGTGCGATGCACGATTACAAGTATGATCTAGATGAGGAAGCACTATGGTGGTGATGGTGGCCATGGAGACGGAGATGGCGGCAGCTGGGTTTgtggatgaagatgaagatgatgttCTAGCTGTTGTCGACGCTCTCCTTTGGCCTCCTCTGTTGACATTTCGAGGGGGTCCCCTTTATAAATTCATGATCATTTTTTGGAAATTGCTGGAACCAGTTttgaaattcacgaacatttttctaatttgatgaacattttttgatttaacattttttttaaattcatgatcattttttgaatcaaCGAACATTTCATGAACGAATAAACTATTCTCTAAGTCACGAATAGATTTTGAATTTTTGGGATGTTttccattcatgaacattttttgaattgcaaaattttgttcaatttcattaatattttttaataaacaagcatttaaaaaaatcataaacATTTTTTATTTTCTGAGCATTTGTTTTTAAAATCACAAACGTTTTTTGAATCCATAAACATTTTAAGATTTATTaaacattttatttcaaaatttatttatttattatttttggaACTTTTTGAAGTGTcaaattatttaaagtagaaaagaacacagaattaaataaaaataaagaacGAAATTTAATAAACAGTCCGCTAGGACATGGGCCAGTCCAAGGGGGTGGGCTTTGTCTTCTCCCAGTGCGCAGAGCGCATTATAGGTGGTCCTAGTGCATGGGCCGGTCCAGTCATAGGATTTACCCGTGTGAAACTTTTTTGTCACTTATAGGTGGCGTTGATGGGTAATATTTTATAGCTTTACAAGCAATTGCCTCTATTATTAGGTATAGATAAGATTTTCCTAGAAAAATTGGAACGTCACAGATGAAATTCTTTGTTGTAAATTGGAGGAGTAAATCCGTTCTGAGGGGGATAGCAAATTGCGATACCAACCTGTGGTTGAATGGTTAGAATGACAGTGATATCTCTAGCCCACCAGGATTTGAATCCTAGTCAATTAATGTACCCATGGAGGAAACATCGAGAGGCTTCCGTGGGGGAGGGTTTTTCTCATGCGTTATCTCATTCCGAATGTGCCAGATCCTCCACATGGTCAGCACAATCATCCTCGTCGCCTCCTCCACTGGCTCGAAAACTTGATGAGCCACTTTGGCCCAACAATGCTCGCATTTTATTCTAATTTATTTGATTTCCGGCAATACATTTTTAGCGGGATGTGACGTTCTGTCGACTACGAGTGTGTGTTCGTAGAGGTTAGTACATGCATGTATATACGAGGGCTTACTTCTATACCGTGTTAAAGACAAAGAGGGGTAGCAAATTTTGGGAGCCATGAGTCATCTCAAAGCAGgacaattttttatattttttagaaACCACAAAGCAGGACATGTGCCGACGTGCCGTGCCGAGGCggcgagccgagccgagccgacCAGGCCGAGTGGACGGACGCCGTCCAATCTTTTTCGTTACCACCTTCCAGGCTCGCACAGCTGCTCCAATCCCGTCCCTCGAGTCCCCACCCGTCAGATCGGGAACGCCAATACGCGCAGCGCACCTATCCCCCACTACCACCGGCAACCGACGAAACCCGCACCCACTCCaccacatcctcctcctctccggcagccCGACCGACGCCGCAGCCGGCGCATCGCCGCGATGGGCCGCAAGCTCGCGCTCCTGGTGGGCATCAACTACCCCGGCACCAAGGCCGAGCTCAAGGGATGCCACAACGACGTTGACCGCATGCACAAGTGCCTCGTCGACCGGTTCGGCTTCGACGAGGAGAACATCACCGTCCTCCTCGACCGCGGCTCCTCCGGGCCGCAGCCCACCGGCGCCAACATCCGCCACGCGTTGGCCAAGCTCGTCGGGGACGCGCGCCGTGgggacttcctcttcttccactacaGCGGCCACGGCACGCGGCTGCCGGCCGAGACCGGGCAGGACGACGATACCGGGTACGACGAGTGCATCGTGCCCAGCGACATGAATCTCATAACAGGTGCGATCGGGGATAAGATCAGCATCCGCTCCCTCCCTGTTTATTTCTCTCCTTTTTGACTGAAAATGTAATCGAGAAACGGTAGGATTAGCTAAACAGTTATACAGCCTTAAGATGTGAAACCGATTTTGGAGGAGACATGTGAACGCAGATGTGATGTGGatctgatccaggaatggatcaagcCCTATCCAAATACTGATGAATTGTCGGGCAGTTTACGGCTCATTTATTCATCTGTTTTGCGTTGCAGTAAGTTCAAGATGATCTTGGTAAAGTTTGAACTTAATATATGGCAAATGGTTGTACTAGGATAACTCGGAGCTGTAGTTCAACTGTCGAAACTATTGTGGATAGGAAGGGAATAGTAACTGGATGTAAAGATGCATATATGTGCTTACCATTTGCATAGTGTCGTTACTGTGCACATGTTTTGCACAGAATTCTGGTTGTAGTAATTCCCAAGATCTTGCAGCTTAGGGGCCGGTGTTCTTTCAGATTTGTTCTATTGTGGGCAAAAATGATAGTAATTAGCACTGACAggatcttatttgagcaatgcttggCCAATTGAGGAAAGGAATGTAGGCTCCCGGTGAGTGGAAGTTTCTTAGCAACTGTCTTAATAGAAAGATGAGAAGTGCTTAGGCCATATGCCAGTCTCTTGTTTCTGCATGTTTGTTCACTATGTTTTCTAGTAGCTAATAGGCTGTTATTTTCCATGTAACTGATGTTCATTTTCTGCAAATTTGCTAGAGCAAGCATTTTACCCCCTTGCACTCTAATTTTAAATACATTTCCGAACCATTCTGTCTCTAGTGAATGATTCTCAGCTGTCGAAATCCCTAACCTGTTATGATCTGCAGATCAAGATTTCAGAGATCTGGTGCAGAAGGTCCCGGATGGTTGCATATTTACCATCGTCTCCGACTCATGCCACAGTGGTGGCCTACTGGACAAGGCAAAGGAACAGATAGGCAATAGCACCAGGCAGAATCAGACCCAGTCTCGTGAACCCGAAGAAGAGCGATCTCATTCTGGCAGCGGGTTCCGGTCCTTCCTCAAAGAGACCGTTCGTGACGCGTTTGAGTCTCATAGCCGCCACGGAGGTGAGGACCAGGATGAGCAACCAACTGGGGATGGTCTCACTAAAAATCGCTCGCTGCCACTCTCAACACTTATTGAGATGCTCAAGGAGCAAACTGGGAAGGATGACATTGAGGAGGGCTCAATCCGGCTGACTCTGTTTAACGTCTTCGGGGACGATGCCAGCCCAAAGATCAAGAAGTTCATGAAAGTCATGCTTGATAAGTTCCATGAAGGTGGATCAGGTGAGCAGGGCGGTGTCATGGGCATGGTTGGTTCGCTAGCTCACCAGTTCCTGAAGGCTAAGCTTGAAGGCAACGAGGAAGAGACTTTCAAGCCAGCGATAGAACAAGATATGGGCAGTGCTGAAGAGGCGTATGCCGGGACTAAGTCATGGGCGCCTAACAACGGCATCCTCATCAGTGGGTGCCAAACCAGCCAGACATCAGCAGATGCAACCATACCGGGGGGTACGTCCTTTGGCGCGATGAGCAATGCAATCCAGGCCATTCTTGCGAGCGATGATGGGAAGATAACAAACAAGGATCTCGTTATGAAAGCACGCGCGGCACTGTCCAAGCAAGGATACACTCAGCAGCCTGGCCTCTACTGCAGTGATGAGCATGTTCATGTGGCTTTCATCTGCTGAAACATGGATTGATGTTGTGCTTTGTTTTCTTTCTGTGATGAGCTGTGCACGAGAGGTTTCAGTTTTCCCTTTGCTCCCCCCTGGTTTGCTGTGGTTATGTATTTATTATGTCAAAAACTGTGAGTTGAAATACGTCAGTACTGAAATAAGGAATTGCCATGTAAACTTTATACATAGTACACATATACTAG contains:
- the LOC119277280 gene encoding metacaspase-4-like — translated: MGRKLALLVGINYPGTKAELKGCHNDVDRMHKCLVDRFGFDEENITVLLDRGSSGPQPTGANIRHALAKLVGDARRGDFLFFHYSGHGTRLPAETGQDDDTGYDECIVPSDMNLITDQDFRDLVQKVPDGCIFTIVSDSCHSGGLLDKAKEQIGNSTRQNQTQSREPEEERSHSGSGFRSFLKETVRDAFESHSRHGGEDQDEQPTGDGLTKNRSLPLSTLIEMLKEQTGKDDIEEGSIRLTLFNVFGDDASPKIKKFMKVMLDKFHEGGSGEQGGVMGMVGSLAHQFLKAKLEGNEEETFKPAIEQDMGSAEEAYAGTKSWAPNNGILISGCQTSQTSADATIPGGTSFGAMSNAIQAILASDDGKITNKDLVMKARAALSKQGYTQQPGLYCSDEHVHVAFIC